In Phyllopteryx taeniolatus isolate TA_2022b chromosome 13, UOR_Ptae_1.2, whole genome shotgun sequence, the following are encoded in one genomic region:
- the clic4 gene encoding chloride intracellular channel protein 4 isoform X2, whose translation MRYKAGSDGESIGNCPFSQRLFMILWLKGVVFNVTTVDLKRKPADLQNLAPGTHPPFVTFNGEVKTDVNKIEEFLEDVLCPPKYLKLGARHPESNTAGMDIFARFSAFIKNSKPDANEALERGLLKTLQKLDEYLRSPLPDEIDHNSMEDVKVSTRKFLDGEQMTLADCNLLPKLHIVKVVAKKYRGFDIPKEMTAIWKYLNNAYTREEFTNTCPSDKEIEIAYADVAKRLVK comes from the exons GCAGGAAGCGATGGGGAGAGCATTGGAAACTGTCCCTTCTCCCAACGGCTCTTCATGATCCTGTGGCTTAAAGGCGTTGTCTTCAACGTCACGACCGTGGACCTCAAGAG GAAGCCTGCAGATCTGCAGAACCTTGCCCCAGGTACCCATCCTCCCTTTGTCACCTTCAACGGCGAGGTCAAAACAGACGTCAACAAGATCGAGGAGTTTCTTGAGGACGTCCTTTGCCCGCCCAA GTACCTCAAACTTGGCGCGAGACACCCTGAGTCAAACACAGCTGGTATGGATATCTTTGCCAGGTTTTCAGCCTTCATTAAGAACTCAAAACCAGATGCAAATGAAG CTCTGGAGCGCGGGCTGCTGAAGACCCTGCAGAAGCTGGATGAATATCTCCGCTCACCTTTGCCTGATGAGATTGATCACAACAGCATGGAGGACGTGAAAGTTTCCACCCGCAAATTCTTGGATGGAGAACAAATGACCCTGGCTGACTGCAATTTGCTGCCAAAGCTGCATATTGTCAAG GTGGTGGCCAAGAAATACCGAGGTTTTGACATCCCCAAGGAGATGACTGCCATTTGGAAGTACCTGAACAACGCCTACACGCGTGAAGAGTTCACCAACACCTGCCCCAGTGACAAGGAGATCGAGATCGCATACGCAGATGTAGCCAAGAGGCTCGTCAAATAA
- the clic4 gene encoding chloride intracellular channel protein 4 isoform X1, whose protein sequence is MSLSVPQNGVKGDNEPVIELFVKAGSDGESIGNCPFSQRLFMILWLKGVVFNVTTVDLKRKPADLQNLAPGTHPPFVTFNGEVKTDVNKIEEFLEDVLCPPKYLKLGARHPESNTAGMDIFARFSAFIKNSKPDANEALERGLLKTLQKLDEYLRSPLPDEIDHNSMEDVKVSTRKFLDGEQMTLADCNLLPKLHIVKVVAKKYRGFDIPKEMTAIWKYLNNAYTREEFTNTCPSDKEIEIAYADVAKRLVK, encoded by the exons GCAGGAAGCGATGGGGAGAGCATTGGAAACTGTCCCTTCTCCCAACGGCTCTTCATGATCCTGTGGCTTAAAGGCGTTGTCTTCAACGTCACGACCGTGGACCTCAAGAG GAAGCCTGCAGATCTGCAGAACCTTGCCCCAGGTACCCATCCTCCCTTTGTCACCTTCAACGGCGAGGTCAAAACAGACGTCAACAAGATCGAGGAGTTTCTTGAGGACGTCCTTTGCCCGCCCAA GTACCTCAAACTTGGCGCGAGACACCCTGAGTCAAACACAGCTGGTATGGATATCTTTGCCAGGTTTTCAGCCTTCATTAAGAACTCAAAACCAGATGCAAATGAAG CTCTGGAGCGCGGGCTGCTGAAGACCCTGCAGAAGCTGGATGAATATCTCCGCTCACCTTTGCCTGATGAGATTGATCACAACAGCATGGAGGACGTGAAAGTTTCCACCCGCAAATTCTTGGATGGAGAACAAATGACCCTGGCTGACTGCAATTTGCTGCCAAAGCTGCATATTGTCAAG GTGGTGGCCAAGAAATACCGAGGTTTTGACATCCCCAAGGAGATGACTGCCATTTGGAAGTACCTGAACAACGCCTACACGCGTGAAGAGTTCACCAACACCTGCCCCAGTGACAAGGAGATCGAGATCGCATACGCAGATGTAGCCAAGAGGCTCGTCAAATAA